The DNA region CTTTCCCCGCACATCAAAAAATAATGAAATTGCGATCACCATGGGGCTGAGCGCAACCCACCATTACATTGATGAAATCATTCGCCCGTTATTAAAAGACCCGACAGCCACCTGCCCCTCAGCAACCGACGCCTTGCAGTCCGGACAGTCCATTACCACGGTAACGGATGGAGAGGAAGACTTCGTGTTAGGCGAACGCGCCCGCTACACCAGCACCCCCGTATTCGGCATCAGCAACCTGGATGACCATACCCCGGATGTCTGGGATCCCGACTTCACCTATCGGGTCAATAATCCAATCTATGCCTTCAACAACACGGATACCATTTTACTGAACACCGAGGACAAATCCTCGCTATATGCCTACACCCCCCTGCCCTGCAAAGGCATCAACGAAAGCGCGGGTGGATATTGCCTACTGGGCTATCTGGTTTATGGAAAAGATTCGCAAAAGGTCCAGGTCGGCGAATTGGTAGGCATTCGTGACAACCTGGAATCGAACAGCACGCAACTCAGCATCGGGATTATCCGGCGCATCAAAAACTGGAAAAATGGCCTGGAACTTGGCATTCAGAAGCTTGCGCCCTGCGCAGATGCCATTGCCCTGTCGCCCGTTCCAAAAGGTAATGAAAGCGAGAAATATCAGCGTAGCCTGGTGTTGCCAAAATTATCCGCCATCGATCAGCCGGCCACCTTGATCACCTACGCCTGGCAACAGACTAACGACAAACTGATCGCCAATGTACACGGCCATCGCACCACCATACAATTGACTAAACAATTAGAGAGCACCGGTGTATTCTCACAATTTGAATTCACCGTGCTCGAGAACCAGCAAGACAACAAGAAAAATACTCTGGCAACAGAAACCGGCGACCAGTTCAACGATGTGTGGAAGCTCATCTGAGGGTCTCCACACAGCCACTACATTATTTTTAGGAGCAGCTATTGGATAACGGGAATGTCATCCGTCCACTCATTCTGGAAGACTCGGCAAACGAGGCCGAGGCTCTGGCAAGCGCCCTGCGCAACGTAGGCTATGCGGTGCGTTACAAGCACATTGAGGACGCAGAGGACCTGCAGGAGGCCTTGGAAGCCCAAAGCTGGGATATATTGTTAGCCGCGCAACAGGTCGGCGATTTTACCGCCACCCAGGCCCTGTCCATCATCAAGCAAAGCGGCAAGGACGTTCCCTGCGTCATCATGGGCAACGAACACGCCGACACTCTCATTACCGAGGCAATGCGCGCCGGTGCTGCCGACTTCGTCTCCAGCGAGACGCAGGACCACCTGCTGCTCGTTATCGAAAGGGAAATCGCCAATCTGCGCGAACGTCGCGCACATCGCCATTGCAGAGGCCTCTATAACGAAAGCGAGAAGCGTAACCGTGTGCTACTTGACAGCTCACGCGACCCCATCGCCTACATTCATGAGGGCATGCATATCTATGCCAACCAGAGTTATCAGGAAATCTTTGGTTATCCCGAGATCGAGGAACTTGAAAGTGTGCCGATCCTGGATCTGATCGCCAGTGATGACCAGCAGAGCTTCAAGGAGGTGCTGCGCAGCATCAATAACGACCAGCCCCCGGAAGAGACCATCGAATACCGGGCCGTGCGTGAAGATGGCGAGGTGTTTATCGCCACCATGGGATTCTCCCGCGCCAGCATCGATGGCGAATCCTGCACCCAGGTGATGATTCACCGCAAGAACGATAACAAGGCGCTGGAAAACGAGATTCAGCAGTTGCGCCAGCAGGATTTGCTGACCGGCCTGTACAATCACCAATATTTTATGGAGCAGGTTCAGGCCGCGGTCAACCTCGCCCACCAGAGCGAGGAAAGATGTGCGCTTTTGTATATCGAGCCTGACAACTTCAAGGGCATAAAAGACACCCTGGGCATCGCGGAGAGCGACCTTGTATTGACTGACATCGCCGCATTCATTCGTGAAAAAATGCCGGAAGATGCCGTGATTGCCCGCTATGCCGGCACCATTTTTTCTGTCCTGCTCTGCGGCCCATCCTACAAAAAGGCCGAACAACTCGCCAACAGCATCTGTGCCGGTCTGGCGGAGAAGATATTCGAGGTCGAAGGAAAGACAGTCACCACCAGCTGTAGCGTGGGCATTTCGACCATCTCCGAAACCACCCCGGACGCCAAAAAGGCCATCGCGCAAACCGAACTGGCGGCCCAGTCTGCCAAACAGAGCAATGGCAACCAGGTGCATACCTTCACCGTGGAAGATGAGCTCGCCACCCAGGAAGCGGATAAGCGCGTCATCACGCTGATAAACCTGGCACTCAAGGACAATCGTTTCACCCTGCAGTATCAGCCCATTGTCAGCCTGCACGCCGAACCCGGCGAACGCTATGAGGTGTTACTGCGGCTGCTGGACCATGACAACACCCTCATCATGCCTGCCGACTTCATTCCCATCGCCAAACAGGCAGGGATGATGGTGGAAATTGACAAGTGGGTCATCAAGAGTGCCGCCCGGGCAATGCTGGATAAACGCAAAGTGGGCAAGGAGATCCAGTTCTTTATCAAACTGTCCTCTGACTCCCTGCGCGAGCCCAGCCTGCTGGTGTGGGTCAGCAAACTATTGCAGGCCGCGCGGCTGCATGGCGACAGTCTGGTATTTGAAGTCAGCGAGCAGGACGTACAGGAAAACCTCAAGGCCGCCAAAACCTTTTCGGACGGTCTCAAGCAACTGCACTGCAATCTGGCCATTGACCATGCCGGAAAGGACTCTAGCGACCTGGGCTACATGAAGCACCTGAACCTGCGTTATCTCAAGATCGATGGCAGCCATATCACCAATGTCACCAGCGAAGAAAGCCAGGAGGTTATCAAGACCATTGCGGAAGTGGCGCGCAGCAAAAACGTACTGACCATTGCAGAACACGTGCAAGACCCCGCCTGCCTCGCGGTGCTGTGGCAACACGGGGTCAACTTCATTCAGGGACATTACCTGCAACACCCTGAAGGCAACCTGAACTATGATTTTTCCAGCAATGAATAGGGCGGGATTATAGAGATAGGAACCGCAGGCCAACCGCTATAACCAGCCGCTATAAACAAAGGCGCCAACTCGATGAGCTGGCGCCTTTTTTGATATTCAGGAAACGATTTTCAGCGGCCTGTTTTCAGTGACCAGAGCAGTGCAGGCCTGCCTGCCTGCCGCTTATAGCTGGTTGCGTAACGCCGCAATGCGCTCTTCCAGAGGCGGGTGCGACATAAACAGACGGCTCAGTCCACGACCCACACCACCGGAGATACCGAAGGCCGCCAGCTGATCGGGAAGATGCGGCTGATTCACACCCTGGCGCAACTTTTCCAGCGCGGCGATCATTTTCTGCGGACTGCTTAATTGCGCACTGCCGGCATCTGCGCGGAATTCCCGCTTGCGGCTGAACCACATCACGATAATGCTGGCCAGGATGCCCAGCACCATCTGCGCCACAATGGTGGTGATCCAGAATGCCGGACCATGACCACGCTCGGACTTGAACACCACCCGATCCACCAGGTGGCCAATCACCCGTGACAGGAAAATCACAAAGGTGTTAACAACGCCCTGTATCAGCGCCAGCGTGATCATGTCGCCATTGGCCACATGGCTGACCTCATGCGCCAGCACTGCCTCCGCCTCATCCTCGCTCATGGCATTTAACAGCCCGGTACTCACGGCCACCAGGGCATTGTTGCGGGACATGCCCGTGGCAAAGGCATTGACGTCGGCGGCGTCATAGATCGCCACTTCCGGCATGCCGATACCGGCCGCCCGCGCCTGACGGGCCACCGTCTCCACCAGCCAGCGTTCCCGCGCATTGGCCGCCTGGGTAATGACCCGCGCGCCCGTGAAACGTTTGGCCGTCCATTTTGAAATGGCCAGCGACAACAGCGAACCGCCAAAGCCGAAGATAGCGGAAAACACCAGCAGGTTGTTGATATCCAGGCCAACCCCCTGCTCGTCCAGGATGCGGTCAACACCAAACAGGTGCAGGACGATACTCAGCACAAAAACAATCGCCAGGTTGGTGGCAAGGAACAAAAAAATGCGCTTCATAATGAAGACTCCAGGGTATCAGTTTATTGACAGCGTATTAGTGGGATTCATCCGGAGGATTTCAAGTGGGCGACCCCACAGAGAGAGACTCGCCAGCGTGGCCATGGTTCAGTCGATAGATCACGAATTCGCGCTGCAACTGCACCAGTTCGGCGATTTCGGTGGCCTGCCGGTTTTCACCCGATTCGACCTGAATCGCGGTCCCCGGCGACAGTCGATGACTGTGGTGCAAAATCAGCTGCGAGGTCTTGCCATCGGCATGTCCGGCATCGGCTCGCTTTTCCACGCGACTGTGCAGCAGGATCGCCGGCAGGGCCATATCGTTTTTGCTGAGAAAGTCGCTCTGCACCGCGGTAGCCTCCGCTTGGTGGGAGAGGATACGAATCGTGACCTCGATCTCCTTATTGAGCTTGCGATGCAGACGCACCACATAACCCAGTGTCGGCTTTTTCAGTGCCTCGCGCGAAAACCCAAAAGCCACCAGCTGACCGATGAACAGCGCGGTAGTGAACTGGGATTCCCGCGTCTTCATATGCACGCCGCCGGCACTCTTGTCCATCACAAACCACTGACCGAATTCACTCGCCTCAAGGTCCGACGCAATCAGGGCTGAACGGCCGGCCAGGGCATCACGCAGATCATGTCCCTCTACTGGCACATCAGTGGCTTCAATCTCCTGCGCGGCCATATCCACCAGCAACTTGTAGACCGACATGAAACCGTTATACACATACAGTATTTTCTGACCGATGGTGTATTCGCGCGGTTGTTTGCGCTGCTTCAACTGCATGCCGTCACACATGGCATCGATCGTCAGCAGGTTGGTTAAATCATCCTGATCCGTGACCTTGCCGCTGGCTTTTTCATCGTCCTCAACGACGGTGGACGCCTCCAGACGTTTCAACAGCTTCTGGTGTTCCGCCAGCAACACTGCATCCAGCGGCGAGACATCGACAATAATCGCCCGCAGGTCCCCGGTCGTTAAGGCGGCTGCCGCTGCCTCTCCCCCATGCTCCGCCAGCCCTTTCTGTTGCAGCGCAAGATAACGGGCATCCTGACGTTTAAAATAGGCGGGACAGTCCTGGCCGAAATAGATGAGTATTTTACCGCGGGCCAGTTGCTTTCCATGATCGGGAATAATCGTAATCGAGTCGACCACGCGGGCGATCTGCGCGTCCACTACATGCAGTTTTTGCGAGGAGATCGTATTGCTGTCCAGCAGGCCGTTAATCTGGATCGAGAGATAGACAATGTTCATCGACACCATGGTCGGCACGCGTCGCTCCAGCGCATTGGCCTTTCTATCCAGCGTCAGCTGCAGGCAATCCAGGGCCTGGTACTGGGCGTCCATGTCTTCGCACTGCGACACGGCGAAAAATATCCGGTTACAGTCCCGCCATGCCCTGGCCGGCAGCTTCTGATAGCGCATGGCGCGCAGGCGCTGTTCCATGCGGATCAATTCCAGCACCCGCAGGGCCTGTTGCCGGACCCGCTCCCGCACGCGGACATAACGCGCGTCGGACAGGGCAAAATCCAGATTCAACTGACGCTTGTAGGCCATCCCCAATTGGCCACACACATTAATCGCCGCCACCAGGCCTTCACGCCGGTCGTGCGGTTCCGGCAGGGCCTCGGTTTTATAATATTCCGAATAGATTTTGCGGATCGCCGGGCAGGCATACTGCATCACAGACTCCACCCATTGCCGACGTTTGCTGTCGGCGACACGTTCGTTATTGATACGCTGCAAATAACGGTCAATTTCGCGCAGCAACTCGATGGGGTGGTCATTCAACTCACGCCAGCTGTCCGGCGGAGCGTCCAGTTTATCCGTCTGCGAAAGCAGGCGTCGGCGACTGGCGCGCAACACAGGTACCTCTAACTTTAATTCGATCGTACGAGGCGCAACGGTTTCCCCCTTGCTTTCCGCAAGCGACAGCCAGCTGCGCCATTGGGACCAGTCATACGTCATTCACTAAGTCTCATTCACCGGTTGACGTTGCATCAGTCACCGCATTGGCCGCAAGGTTGGCCGACAAACCATCCACGCGCTGGAACCCCCGCGGCAGTTTCGCGCCGCGCCGGCCACGCTCCCCGGCATAATGTTCAAGATCTTTCGGCTTGAGGGTCAGATGACGCTTGCCGGAATGAATCGTCAGACTGCCGCCGAGCGGCACCACGGCCATGCCCACCACAAACTCCTCGCGCGTCGCCACCTTGGCCGGCGGGATGCCGATAATCCTGTTGCCTTTACCCTTGGCCATCTCCGGCAGTTCCTGCAAGGGGATCATCAACATGCGCCCCTCGGTGGTCACCGCCACAATACGATCCGTCGCGACATCGGTCACCGCGCCGGCCGGCAAGACCCGCGCCCCCTTGGGCAGGTTCAGCAGCGCCTTGCCCGACTTGTTTTTCGCGTACATATTTTCCAGCTGGGTGACAAAGCCATAACCGGCATCGCTGGCCAGCAGATAACGGTCACTGCCCTTGCCGGCCAATACATCGACAAAACCTGCCGCATCCGGTGGGGTGACGCGCCCTGTCAACGGTTCACCCTGGCCGCGCGCCGATGGCAGTGTGTGCGCGGCTATGGAATACGAACGCCCGCTGGCATCGAGGAACACCACCAGCTGATTACTGCGCCCGCAGGCCGCGGCCCTGAAGTCGTCGCCGGACTTGTAGTTCAGCGCTCGGCCATCCACATCGTGGCCCTTGGCGGCACGTATCCAGCCCTTCTCCGACAGCACCACGGTGACCGGTTCCGCGCTGATCAAGGCGGTCTCGTCCAGCGCCTGCGCCGCCTCACGCGCAACGATGGGCGAACGCCGCTCGTCGCCGTACTCCTCTGCATCGGCGATCAGCTCCTTGCGCACCAGGGTTTTCAGTCGTGCACTGGAGCCCAGGGTCTTTTCCAGTTGGTCACGTTCCGCCGCCAGCTCTTCCTGCTCGGCGCGAATCTTCATCTCTTCCAGCCGCGCCAGCTGCCGCAACTTGGTATCGAGGATATATTCCGCCTGCTCCTCGCTGAGCTTGAAGCGCTTGATCAGCACCGGCTTAGGTTCGTCCTCGCTGCGGACGATACGGATCACCTCGTCCAGATTGAGGAAGGCGATTAGCAAGCCATCCAGCAGGTGGAGCCGACGAATGACCTTCTCCAGGCGGTATTCCAGACGACGACGCACCGTGTCGGTACGGAACACCAGCCATTCCTTCAGCAGCGTGCGCAGGTCCTTCACCTGCGGCCGACCGTCCAGGCCGATGACGTTCATGTTGACGCGATAGGTCCGTTCAAGATCCGTGGTGGCGAACAGATGCGCCATCAGCTCATCCAGATCGATGCGGTTGGAACGCGGCACGATCACCAGCCGGGTGGGATTTTCGTGATCGGACTCGTCACGCAGGTCTTCCACCATCGGCAGCTTCTTGGCGTTCATCTGCGCCGCAATCTGTTCCAGCACCCGGTTGCCCGACACCTGATGCGGCAGTGCCGTCACCACCACCGCGCCATCCTCCTTGATCCACACCGCCCGCATACGCACCGATCCGCCGCCCTTCTCGTACATGGCCTGCAACTCGCTGCGCGGAGTGATGATCTCCGCCTCGGTCGGATAATCCGGTCCCTGCACATGCTCACACAGTTCCGCCAGCGAG from Gammaproteobacteria bacterium includes:
- a CDS encoding EAL domain-containing protein; translated protein: MDNGNVIRPLILEDSANEAEALASALRNVGYAVRYKHIEDAEDLQEALEAQSWDILLAAQQVGDFTATQALSIIKQSGKDVPCVIMGNEHADTLITEAMRAGAADFVSSETQDHLLLVIEREIANLRERRAHRHCRGLYNESEKRNRVLLDSSRDPIAYIHEGMHIYANQSYQEIFGYPEIEELESVPILDLIASDDQQSFKEVLRSINNDQPPEETIEYRAVREDGEVFIATMGFSRASIDGESCTQVMIHRKNDNKALENEIQQLRQQDLLTGLYNHQYFMEQVQAAVNLAHQSEERCALLYIEPDNFKGIKDTLGIAESDLVLTDIAAFIREKMPEDAVIARYAGTIFSVLLCGPSYKKAEQLANSICAGLAEKIFEVEGKTVTTSCSVGISTISETTPDAKKAIAQTELAAQSAKQSNGNQVHTFTVEDELATQEADKRVITLINLALKDNRFTLQYQPIVSLHAEPGERYEVLLRLLDHDNTLIMPADFIPIAKQAGMMVEIDKWVIKSAARAMLDKRKVGKEIQFFIKLSSDSLREPSLLVWVSKLLQAARLHGDSLVFEVSEQDVQENLKAAKTFSDGLKQLHCNLAIDHAGKDSSDLGYMKHLNLRYLKIDGSHITNVTSEESQEVIKTIAEVARSKNVLTIAEHVQDPACLAVLWQHGVNFIQGHYLQHPEGNLNYDFSSNE
- the htpX gene encoding protease HtpX: MKRIFLFLATNLAIVFVLSIVLHLFGVDRILDEQGVGLDINNLLVFSAIFGFGGSLLSLAISKWTAKRFTGARVITQAANARERWLVETVARQARAAGIGMPEVAIYDAADVNAFATGMSRNNALVAVSTGLLNAMSEDEAEAVLAHEVSHVANGDMITLALIQGVVNTFVIFLSRVIGHLVDRVVFKSERGHGPAFWITTIVAQMVLGILASIIVMWFSRKREFRADAGSAQLSSPQKMIAALEKLRQGVNQPHLPDQLAAFGISGGVGRGLSRLFMSHPPLEERIAALRNQL
- the parC gene encoding DNA topoisomerase IV subunit A, translated to MTETTELNYEGVEQQPLSIFTENAYLNYSMYVILDRALPHIGDGLKPVQRRIIYAMSELGLKAGAKYKKSARTVGDVLGKFHPHGDSACYEAMVLMAQPFSYRYPLVDGQGNWGAQDDPKSFAAMRYTESRLARYADLLLSEVGQGTVDWVPNFDATLEEPAMLPARVPNLLLNGTTGIAVGMATDIPPHNLREVVSACVHLLDEPKASLAELCEHVQGPDYPTEAEIITPRSELQAMYEKGGGSVRMRAVWIKEDGAVVVTALPHQVSGNRVLEQIAAQMNAKKLPMVEDLRDESDHENPTRLVIVPRSNRIDLDELMAHLFATTDLERTYRVNMNVIGLDGRPQVKDLRTLLKEWLVFRTDTVRRRLEYRLEKVIRRLHLLDGLLIAFLNLDEVIRIVRSEDEPKPVLIKRFKLSEEQAEYILDTKLRQLARLEEMKIRAEQEELAAERDQLEKTLGSSARLKTLVRKELIADAEEYGDERRSPIVAREAAQALDETALISAEPVTVVLSEKGWIRAAKGHDVDGRALNYKSGDDFRAAACGRSNQLVVFLDASGRSYSIAAHTLPSARGQGEPLTGRVTPPDAAGFVDVLAGKGSDRYLLASDAGYGFVTQLENMYAKNKSGKALLNLPKGARVLPAGAVTDVATDRIVAVTTEGRMLMIPLQELPEMAKGKGNRIIGIPPAKVATREEFVVGMAVVPLGGSLTIHSGKRHLTLKPKDLEHYAGERGRRGAKLPRGFQRVDGLSANLAANAVTDATSTGE